The nucleotide sequence AAGCGGCAGTTCGGCAGAACCGACATGCAAGTGAGCGTGCTGGGCTTCGGCGGGGCAGAGATCGGCTTCCACCAGGTGCCCCAGAGCGAGGTCGCCCGCCTGCTCAACCAGGCCCTCGACGACGGCCTCAATGTCATCGACACCGCCGAGTGCTACGTCGAGAGCGAGACGCTGATCGGCAACGCGGTCTCCCGCCGCCGCAAGGATTTCTATCTGTTCACGAAATGTGGGCACGTCAAGAGCATGGAGCACGAGGACTGGAGCTACGCTTCCCTGCTGCGCAGCATCGAGCGCAGCCTGAAGCGCCTGCGCACCGACCACCTCGACCTCATCCAGTTGCACAGTTGCTCGCTAGAGGAACTCAAGAAGGGCGAGGTCGTCCGCGCATTGGAGGAGGCGAAGCGCAAGGGCCAGACACGTTACATCGGCTACAGCGGCGACAGCCAGGCAGCGCGCTTCGCCGTAGAATGCGGCCGCTTCGATGCCCTGCAGACCTCAGTCTCTATCGCCGACCAGGAGGCCATCGAGCTGACGCTGCCGCTGGCGCGGGAGCGCGGCCTGGGCGTCATCGCCAAGCGTCCCATCGCCAATGCCGCCTGGCGCACCGGCAAGAAGCCGGCCAACCCCTACCACCACGCCTATTGGGAGCGCCTGCAGAAGCTGGACTACCCCTTCCTGCGGGACGGGGTGGAGCGTTCGGTGGCGACCGCCCTGCGCTTCACCTACGGGGTGCCCGGCATCCACACCCTGATCGTGGGCAGTACCCAGCCCGGCCGCTGGAAGCAGAACGCCGCGCTCTTGGCCGCCGGACCTTTGCCCGAGGCCGAATCGCAGGCAATCCGCCGACGCTGGAAGGAAGTGGCCGACGCTTCCTGGGCGGGCGAGATCTGAAACGGGGGAGAGCAGGCGCGGATCATGATCTCGGCCCCAGCTATTTCTTCTTGGGCGGCAGGTACTTCTTCTGGATGCTGGCCACCACCACGTAGTTGGGGTCCACCATCTCGGTGACGTGCGCCTGCCCCACCTGGGAGAGCAGTTCGTAGGCGTCCATCTCGGAGAGGCCGTAGTCCGTGTGGATCCAGTGCACCAGTTCGGTGAAGGCGATGCGTAGGGCGTCGTCGAGCGGGCGGTAGGCGCCCACCGCCATGATGGCCTGGTCGTTCTCGA is from Terriglobales bacterium and encodes:
- a CDS encoding aldo/keto reductase; the encoded protein is MIEKRQFGRTDMQVSVLGFGGAEIGFHQVPQSEVARLLNQALDDGLNVIDTAECYVESETLIGNAVSRRRKDFYLFTKCGHVKSMEHEDWSYASLLRSIERSLKRLRTDHLDLIQLHSCSLEELKKGEVVRALEEAKRKGQTRYIGYSGDSQAARFAVECGRFDALQTSVSIADQEAIELTLPLARERGLGVIAKRPIANAAWRTGKKPANPYHHAYWERLQKLDYPFLRDGVERSVATALRFTYGVPGIHTLIVGSTQPGRWKQNAALLAAGPLPEAESQAIRRRWKEVADASWAGEI